The following are encoded in a window of Chloroflexota bacterium genomic DNA:
- a CDS encoding MmgE/PrpD family protein, giving the protein MAWDGSDIAARFVADIRWADLPPTVRRMARMAAMDTLGATIPGTRTPVSRITARYAARTWPGDAATILLHGSRASAIGAAFANGYAANGIDIDDCGLFTKGHPGAQLFPTALAVAESLGRSGAEMLTGLVVGYEVAHRTARIWHATHNVYQACGSWGSVACAAVASHLMRLPVPTVRQALGIAEYHAPNLPMMRDIDHPAMVKHGIGWGAMNGIISAQLAAEGFTGIPSVLEMAEHADWVRDIGAKYIMTEGIAWKEYACCAWTHAALKAATDLVRQHNIAVGDIAHIRVESPWVGVRLGTRLPTTTEEAQFNMAWPLAAILVDGEVGPEQILEHRYDDPEIRALAQKIELSETDELNRLYRLAETGDLSGKYACAVAIRTQDGREFYSGIVEGNINYPQTGWDEARVEAKFRWLVAPMLGDKRTDRLVDTLWHLDEVADVRELVAQLREV; this is encoded by the coding sequence ATGGCTTGGGATGGCTCGGACATCGCGGCCCGATTTGTGGCCGATATCCGCTGGGCTGACCTGCCGCCGACGGTTCGGCGCATGGCGCGCATGGCGGCGATGGACACGCTGGGCGCGACGATCCCCGGCACGCGCACGCCGGTGAGCCGCATCACGGCGCGCTACGCTGCGAGGACGTGGCCGGGCGACGCGGCGACGATTCTCCTGCACGGAAGCCGCGCCTCGGCCATCGGGGCGGCCTTTGCCAACGGGTACGCGGCCAATGGGATTGACATTGACGACTGCGGCCTGTTCACCAAGGGGCACCCGGGCGCGCAGTTGTTCCCGACGGCGCTGGCGGTGGCCGAATCGTTGGGGCGCAGCGGCGCGGAGATGCTCACCGGCCTCGTGGTGGGCTACGAGGTGGCGCACCGCACCGCCCGCATCTGGCACGCGACGCACAACGTGTACCAGGCGTGCGGGTCGTGGGGGTCGGTGGCGTGCGCGGCGGTGGCTTCGCACCTCATGCGCCTGCCCGTCCCGACGGTGCGCCAGGCGCTGGGCATCGCCGAGTACCACGCGCCCAACCTGCCCATGATGCGCGACATTGACCATCCGGCCATGGTGAAGCACGGCATCGGATGGGGCGCGATGAACGGCATCATCTCGGCGCAACTGGCCGCGGAGGGGTTCACCGGTATCCCCAGCGTGCTGGAAATGGCCGAGCACGCCGACTGGGTGCGGGACATCGGCGCGAAGTACATCATGACCGAGGGCATCGCCTGGAAGGAATACGCCTGCTGCGCCTGGACGCACGCCGCGCTGAAGGCGGCCACCGACCTGGTGCGCCAGCACAACATCGCGGTGGGCGATATCGCCCACATCCGCGTGGAGTCGCCGTGGGTGGGCGTGCGCCTGGGCACGCGGCTGCCCACCACCACCGAGGAAGCGCAGTTCAACATGGCGTGGCCGCTGGCGGCCATCCTTGTAGATGGCGAAGTTGGCCCCGAGCAGATTCTGGAGCACCGCTACGACGACCCCGAGATTCGTGCCCTTGCGCAGAAGATAGAACTGTCGGAGACCGACGAACTGAACCGCCTGTATCGCCTGGCGGAGACGGGCGACCTGAGCGGCAAGTACGCGTGCGCCGTCGCCATTCGGACGCAGGACGGGCGCGAGTTCTACTCGGGCATCGTGGAGGGCAACATCAACTACCCGCAGACCGGCTGGGACGAGGCGCGGGTTGAGGCGAAATTCCGCTGGCTTGTCGCCCCCATGCTGGGAGATAAGCGCACCGACCGCCTGGTGGACACCCTGTGGCATCTGGACGAGGTCGCCGACGTGCGCGAACTGGTGGCGCAGTTGCGCGAGGTGTGA
- a CDS encoding aminotransferase class I/II-fold pyridoxal phosphate-dependent enzyme, with amino-acid sequence MPHDDERFFMRKPWVYDPTRKPPRRADADWGFNTRALHAGFRPGKDLEKFRSFVPPIVQSMTYPYERFDKIPYPVYGRTKTPTAAILEERLASLEGGEAAVTAASGSQALFNLIFTIARPGDNVVTSLHIFGEGYKQAATIFPERCNVDFRFVKNPARPESWDREIDRRTRLVWVETPSNPCLFVTDIAAVAEVAHAHGVPLLVDNTTATAALQRPMDLGADIVLLSITKFLAGNATVLGGAIVGPEALVEDIRWNTTEFVGAIMQPFDSWMTLQFLETLSLRMERHSANAQKVAEFLAAHPKVERVNYPGLPSHPQYELARRQMRAGGGLLSFVVRGGMRGAATVIDAFRLITHAVTFGTSRTICMHPPTITHEHMTPEERAAAGIDDGLIRLSVGLEDPQDIIQDLEQALAQL; translated from the coding sequence ATGCCGCACGATGACGAACGCTTTTTCATGCGCAAGCCCTGGGTTTACGACCCCACGCGCAAGCCACCCCGGCGCGCTGACGCCGATTGGGGTTTCAACACGCGGGCGCTCCACGCCGGCTTTCGGCCTGGCAAGGACCTGGAGAAGTTCCGCTCGTTTGTTCCGCCGATCGTGCAGTCCATGACCTACCCCTACGAGCGATTTGACAAGATTCCCTACCCGGTCTATGGTCGCACCAAGACGCCTACGGCCGCGATTCTGGAGGAGCGGCTGGCGTCGCTGGAAGGCGGCGAGGCGGCGGTTACGGCAGCGTCGGGGTCGCAGGCGCTGTTCAACCTCATCTTCACCATCGCGCGGCCGGGCGACAACGTCGTTACGAGCCTGCACATCTTCGGCGAGGGCTACAAGCAGGCGGCGACCATCTTCCCCGAACGCTGCAATGTGGATTTCCGCTTCGTCAAAAACCCTGCGCGACCCGAGTCGTGGGACCGCGAGATTGACCGCCGCACGCGCCTGGTGTGGGTGGAGACGCCCAGCAACCCGTGCCTGTTCGTAACGGACATCGCGGCGGTGGCCGAGGTGGCCCACGCCCACGGCGTGCCGCTCCTGGTGGACAACACGACGGCGACGGCGGCGCTCCAGCGGCCCATGGACCTGGGGGCCGACATCGTGCTGCTGTCCATCACCAAGTTCCTGGCGGGCAATGCCACGGTGCTGGGCGGGGCCATCGTGGGGCCCGAGGCGCTGGTGGAAGACATCCGCTGGAACACGACGGAGTTCGTCGGCGCCATCATGCAGCCGTTTGACTCGTGGATGACGCTACAATTCCTGGAGACGCTGTCGCTGCGCATGGAGCGGCACAGCGCCAACGCGCAGAAGGTGGCCGAATTCCTGGCGGCGCACCCGAAAGTGGAGCGCGTCAACTATCCGGGCCTGCCGAGCCATCCGCAGTACGAACTGGCGCGGCGGCAGATGAGGGCAGGCGGCGGGCTGCTGTCCTTCGTGGTGCGCGGTGGCATGCGCGGCGCGGCGACGGTGATTGATGCCTTCCGCCTGATCACCCATGCCGTTACCTTCGGCACGAGCCGCACGATTTGCATGCACCCGCCCACCATCACCCACGAGCACATGACGCCCGAGGAGCGAGCGGCAGCGGGCATTGACGACGGCCTGATTCGCCTGTCGGTCGGGCTGGAAGACCCGCAGGACATCATCCAGGATCTGGAGCAGGCGCTGGCGCAGTTGTAA
- a CDS encoding trimethylamine methyltransferase family protein, giving the protein MSMTSAHYCRLGQQEREKIHAASLEILQRVGVDVHDERARALLVKGGAKADGIRVRIPEHMVMKALAVTPKQITLYDRHGRVAIRARDYNTYYGGGSDCLNILDHRTGQRRKPTLNDVRDAAIVQDALPEIDFVMSMFLPEDVDQRIYDRYQMEVMLNNTTKPIVFVTPDFEGCVAAVEMCEAVAGGAEAFQRRPFAVCYINVTSGLIANAEALQKCMYFAEKGLPQLYIPLNAGGVNSPVTTAGCTATMNAGTLLGIVLAQLVREGSPVAVPGWNGGPYNLQTMVGNYVLAEEQGVPTEMGKFYGLPVFGLGGSTDSKVLDQQCAAEATISLFTALLHGANIVHDVGFMDAGLQGSLQLMAICNDLIGFLRAATAGVPVNDETLALDVVDELGPTGNYLEHKHTLRNFKKAYYSRLADKRVYSQWVEMGATTMEQRAAQQVDKILAEHKPEPLPEDVQRAIRRIVEREQERVSARP; this is encoded by the coding sequence ATGAGCATGACCAGCGCGCACTACTGTCGCCTGGGGCAGCAGGAGCGCGAGAAAATCCACGCCGCCAGCCTGGAGATTCTCCAGCGCGTGGGCGTGGACGTGCACGATGAACGGGCGCGCGCTCTCCTGGTGAAGGGCGGCGCCAAGGCCGACGGCATCCGCGTCCGCATTCCCGAGCACATGGTCATGAAGGCGCTGGCGGTTACGCCCAAACAGATCACCCTCTACGACCGACACGGCAGGGTGGCCATCCGCGCGCGGGACTACAACACGTACTACGGCGGCGGCTCCGACTGCCTCAACATCCTGGACCACCGCACGGGCCAGCGCCGCAAGCCGACGCTCAACGACGTGCGCGACGCCGCCATCGTGCAGGACGCGCTCCCCGAGATAGATTTCGTCATGTCCATGTTCCTGCCCGAGGACGTGGATCAGCGCATCTACGACCGCTACCAGATGGAGGTGATGCTGAACAACACCACCAAGCCCATCGTGTTCGTTACGCCCGACTTTGAGGGCTGCGTGGCGGCGGTGGAGATGTGCGAGGCGGTGGCGGGTGGGGCGGAAGCCTTCCAGCGGCGGCCCTTCGCCGTCTGCTACATCAACGTTACGTCGGGCCTCATCGCCAACGCCGAGGCGCTGCAGAAGTGCATGTACTTCGCCGAGAAGGGCCTGCCGCAACTGTACATCCCGCTGAACGCTGGCGGCGTCAACTCGCCGGTAACCACTGCCGGCTGCACCGCGACGATGAATGCGGGCACGCTTCTGGGCATCGTGCTGGCGCAACTGGTGCGCGAAGGCTCGCCGGTGGCGGTGCCGGGCTGGAACGGCGGGCCGTACAATCTCCAAACGATGGTGGGCAACTACGTGCTGGCCGAGGAGCAGGGCGTTCCCACCGAGATGGGCAAGTTCTACGGGCTGCCGGTGTTCGGGCTGGGCGGCTCCACGGACTCCAAGGTGCTGGACCAGCAGTGTGCTGCCGAGGCGACCATCAGCCTGTTCACCGCGCTCTTGCACGGCGCCAACATCGTGCATGATGTGGGGTTCATGGACGCGGGGCTGCAAGGCTCGCTGCAACTCATGGCCATCTGCAATGACCTTATCGGCTTTCTGCGCGCCGCGACGGCGGGCGTGCCGGTGAACGATGAGACGCTGGCGCTGGACGTGGTGGACGAACTGGGCCCCACCGGCAACTACCTGGAGCACAAGCACACGCTGCGCAATTTCAAGAAGGCGTACTACTCGCGCCTGGCCGACAAGCGCGTGTACTCGCAGTGGGTGGAGATGGGCGCGACGACCATGGAGCAGCGCGCCGCCCAGCAAGTGGACAAGATTCTCGCCGAGCACAAGCCCGAACCACTCCCCGAAGACGTGCAGCGCGCTATCCGCCGCATCGTGGAGCGCGAGCAGGAGCGCGTCAGCGCCAGGCCCTAG
- a CDS encoding trimethylamine methyltransferase family protein: MTVSTQAFPRLGMLTNDQCEVIHRASLEILRRTGVRVYHEEALALLRQADVTITDGNLVRFQPGLVEWALAQAPSRIALCKRGSNEVGAALEGRNVNFGTGSDCPNYLDPRTGQVRPFTVADVVDAIHVVDALPELQFCMSMGIPSDLKTANAYRHQFALMLENTTKPLVFVCDDRADCEAIAAMAAAAAGGMEQLRLNPTLLLYSEPSTPLKHSETATGKLLFMAENMLPIVHSPAPMMGGTAPVTMAGALALGNAETLSSLVMHQLKRPGAPFVYGSGLHHMDMKTTISVYGAPEFQLARVAVAEMGRFYGLPTWGYAGHSDSCALDEQAAADATFSVLVALLAGNNLVHDVGYLEAGLTTSPEMIVFTAEIIGMMRKFMGGVTLDAESLALDVIHKVGPGGDFLTQKHTLKHFRDLWEPSLFSRQRMEDWVAQGSKRLGQRLKEKTLSILEEHKPQPLPDSVRAEIAYILKGA; this comes from the coding sequence ATGACTGTCAGTACCCAGGCATTCCCCAGGCTGGGGATGCTCACAAACGACCAGTGCGAAGTCATTCACCGCGCGTCGCTGGAGATTCTGCGGCGAACGGGCGTGCGCGTGTACCACGAGGAGGCGCTGGCCCTGCTGCGCCAGGCCGACGTAACCATCACCGATGGTAACCTGGTGCGCTTCCAGCCGGGCTTGGTGGAATGGGCGCTGGCCCAGGCCCCCTCGCGCATCGCCCTGTGCAAGCGGGGGAGCAATGAAGTGGGCGCGGCGCTGGAAGGCCGCAACGTGAACTTCGGCACCGGCTCCGACTGCCCCAATTACCTGGACCCGCGCACGGGTCAGGTGCGGCCCTTCACGGTGGCCGACGTGGTGGACGCCATCCACGTGGTGGACGCGCTGCCCGAACTCCAGTTCTGTATGTCCATGGGCATTCCGTCGGATCTGAAGACGGCCAACGCTTACCGTCATCAGTTTGCGCTCATGCTGGAGAACACGACGAAACCCCTCGTCTTCGTGTGCGACGACCGCGCCGACTGCGAGGCCATCGCGGCCATGGCGGCTGCGGCGGCGGGCGGCATGGAGCAACTGCGCCTGAACCCCACGCTCCTGTTGTACTCGGAGCCTTCCACGCCGCTGAAGCATTCCGAGACGGCGACGGGCAAGTTGCTCTTCATGGCCGAGAACATGCTGCCCATCGTGCATTCGCCCGCGCCGATGATGGGCGGGACCGCGCCCGTAACCATGGCGGGGGCGCTGGCGTTGGGCAACGCCGAGACGCTGTCCAGCCTGGTCATGCATCAGTTGAAGCGGCCGGGCGCGCCGTTTGTGTACGGCAGCGGCCTGCACCACATGGACATGAAGACCACCATCAGCGTGTACGGCGCGCCGGAGTTCCAGTTGGCCCGCGTGGCCGTGGCCGAGATGGGGCGGTTCTACGGCCTGCCCACGTGGGGCTACGCCGGCCACTCGGACAGTTGCGCCCTGGACGAGCAGGCGGCGGCCGACGCGACATTCTCGGTTCTGGTGGCGCTCCTGGCGGGCAACAACCTGGTGCACGACGTGGGCTACCTGGAGGCGGGGCTGACCACGTCGCCGGAGATGATCGTGTTCACCGCCGAGATCATCGGGATGATGCGCAAGTTCATGGGCGGCGTCACGCTGGACGCCGAGTCGTTGGCGCTGGATGTCATCCACAAGGTGGGGCCGGGGGGCGACTTCCTGACCCAGAAGCACACGCTGAAGCATTTCCGCGACCTGTGGGAGCCGTCGCTGTTCAGCCGCCAGCGCATGGAGGATTGGGTGGCGCAGGGGAGCAAGCGCCTGGGCCAGCGGCTGAAGGAGAAGACGCTCAGCATCCTGGAGGAGCACAAGCCGCAACCCTTGCCCGACTCGGTGCGCGCGGAGATTGCGTATATCCTGAAGGGCGCGTGA
- a CDS encoding FAD binding domain-containing protein — protein MTRYCIAASVEEALALLEEHGGEARIVAGGTDVMVDMRKGKIAPRCLVDITRIPELRQVTVEGEWVNVGAAVTFAEIRQHPFIAQNVHVLAEAARCVGALPIQTAATWAGNIVQAMPAADGALAAVALRAEARIVNATGAQWRPVESLFVRPGVSAVNPCRQIITHIRFRVPQGLWGSAWSRAGRRESLVLPTLNCGACLTLGADGAVQDAVIALGPVAPRPFRSRQAEAFLCGKIPDSATLAEAGRIAQGESNPRTSPTRASREYRLALIPAMVAQTLEVAVDRAAKRASYQPPPR, from the coding sequence ATGACGCGCTATTGCATAGCCGCTTCCGTTGAGGAGGCGCTGGCGTTGCTGGAAGAGCACGGCGGCGAGGCGCGCATCGTGGCGGGCGGGACCGATGTCATGGTAGACATGCGCAAGGGGAAGATCGCGCCGCGCTGCCTGGTGGACATCACGCGGATTCCGGAACTGCGCCAGGTAACGGTTGAGGGCGAGTGGGTGAACGTTGGGGCCGCGGTAACGTTTGCGGAAATCCGCCAGCATCCCTTCATCGCCCAGAACGTGCACGTGCTGGCCGAGGCGGCGCGGTGCGTTGGGGCCTTGCCCATCCAGACCGCCGCGACGTGGGCCGGCAACATCGTGCAGGCGATGCCCGCCGCCGACGGGGCGCTGGCTGCCGTTGCGCTGCGGGCCGAGGCGCGCATTGTGAACGCGACGGGGGCGCAGTGGAGGCCGGTGGAGTCGCTGTTCGTGCGGCCGGGGGTGTCGGCGGTGAACCCCTGCCGCCAGATCATCACCCACATCCGCTTTCGCGTGCCGCAGGGCTTGTGGGGCAGCGCGTGGAGCCGCGCGGGCCGCCGCGAATCGCTGGTCTTGCCCACGCTCAACTGCGGCGCTTGCTTGACCCTGGGCGCGGATGGCGCGGTGCAGGATGCGGTCATCGCCCTGGGGCCGGTCGCGCCGAGGCCGTTTCGCTCTCGCCAGGCCGAGGCGTTCCTGTGCGGCAAAATCCCGGACTCGGCGACGCTGGCCGAGGCCGGCCGCATTGCCCAGGGCGAGTCCAACCCGCGCACGAGTCCGACGCGCGCGTCTCGCGAGTATCGCCTGGCGCTCATCCCGGCGATGGTGGCGCAGACATTGGAAGTCGCGGTGGATCGCGCCGCGAAGCGAGCGAGTTATCAGCCGCCCCCACGGTAG
- a CDS encoding molybdopterin-dependent oxidoreductase, translating into MEATISFTLNGKDVTVRTDPARTLLEVLRNDLGLTGTKQGCDLEGECGACTVLLDGVPVRSCLAPVGKVHGRSVLTVEGLGDPERLHPVQKAFAEAGAVQCGYCTPGMIMGAAALLMRNPNPSRAEIVEALEGNLCRCTGYTKIVVAVELAAARMRGEAAEAAVSGEKVIGGDSLRVDVAERVTGRTRYVEDIPLPDALHVRVVRSPHFHARVVALNADKALRVPGVLRVLTAADIPGQNSIEGYSKDETVLVPVGGTVKMIGDAVALVVATTPEAAQAGAEAVEVDYEPLPAVLDPQEALAPDAVSIHADGNVLGTFAVAHGDADEALAASDVRVDATYRTSYLEHATLEREAALGYIDEDGRITVVSGTHEPHWHRDFVAPVLGLEPSQVRVIMPPTGGSFGKRQDPWLAAATALAVYHMRRPVRIAYTRRESFDASPKRHPYTCQYAVGATNDGELTGLRLRITANTGAYDSGGYWIPNYAVVAGGGPYRWRGVDAFAQSVYTNGPKSGQMRGYGTPQSNFALECTLDELIQRLGDDPIEFRLRNAIRQHEATWLGYPVAETLGYRQVLEAIRPRYQALEEAARAFNESERGPWRKGVGLAGMWYRFGKYGIPRVAAEAELGLDGRFVVYCSAPDYGQGIATVMVQLAAETLGVSRDAVRLVNADTATTLDSGVPGASRATYWVGGAVCRAVMSLREVVAEAASEMLDCPPSAVVLTDDRVMVQGDAARSVGLREVAAEMERLGQSRKVTGVFDLREQFPQHEREVYTPHFVTGAHVAEVLVNVATGQVRVTRVVAAHDVGRAINPRDAQGQVEGAVVMGLGAALLEEYVPGVTTGFADYYIPTAKAMPEIEVILIEVPSYQGPFGAKGLGEAATLPAAPAIVNAISRAIGARIREIPATPERVLMAMRQGGQR; encoded by the coding sequence ATGGAGGCGACCATCTCCTTCACACTGAACGGGAAGGACGTAACGGTTCGGACCGACCCCGCGCGCACCCTGCTGGAGGTGCTGCGCAACGATCTGGGCCTGACGGGCACCAAGCAGGGGTGCGACCTGGAGGGCGAATGCGGGGCGTGCACCGTGCTGCTGGACGGCGTGCCGGTGCGATCGTGCCTGGCCCCCGTGGGCAAGGTGCACGGGCGCAGCGTCCTGACGGTGGAGGGGCTTGGGGATCCCGAGCGCCTGCATCCGGTGCAGAAGGCCTTCGCCGAGGCGGGGGCCGTGCAGTGCGGCTACTGTACCCCTGGCATGATCATGGGCGCGGCGGCGCTCCTGATGCGCAATCCCAACCCAAGCCGCGCCGAGATCGTGGAGGCGCTGGAGGGCAATCTGTGCCGCTGCACGGGCTACACCAAGATCGTGGTAGCCGTGGAACTGGCGGCGGCGCGGATGCGGGGCGAGGCGGCAGAGGCCGCTGTGTCCGGCGAGAAGGTCATCGGCGGCGATTCTCTTCGCGTGGACGTGGCCGAGCGCGTAACCGGCCGCACGCGCTACGTGGAGGACATCCCCTTGCCCGACGCGCTCCACGTGCGGGTGGTGCGCAGCCCTCACTTTCACGCCCGCGTGGTGGCGCTGAATGCCGACAAGGCCCTGCGGGTGCCGGGCGTGCTCCGCGTGCTCACGGCCGCCGACATCCCAGGCCAGAACAGCATTGAGGGATACAGCAAAGACGAGACGGTGCTCGTGCCCGTCGGGGGCACCGTCAAGATGATCGGCGACGCGGTGGCGCTGGTGGTGGCGACGACGCCCGAAGCCGCCCAGGCTGGCGCGGAAGCGGTGGAGGTGGACTACGAACCCCTGCCTGCGGTGCTGGACCCGCAGGAGGCGCTCGCGCCCGACGCCGTGAGCATCCACGCCGATGGCAACGTGCTGGGCACGTTCGCGGTGGCCCACGGCGACGCCGACGAGGCCCTGGCGGCCAGCGACGTGCGCGTGGACGCCACATACCGCACGTCGTACCTGGAACACGCCACGCTGGAACGGGAGGCGGCGCTGGGCTACATAGACGAAGACGGGCGCATTACCGTTGTCAGCGGGACGCACGAACCCCACTGGCATCGCGATTTCGTCGCGCCGGTCTTGGGACTGGAGCCGTCGCAGGTGCGGGTCATCATGCCGCCCACGGGCGGGTCCTTCGGCAAGCGACAGGACCCGTGGCTGGCGGCGGCAACGGCGCTGGCGGTGTACCACATGCGACGCCCGGTGCGCATCGCCTACACGCGCCGCGAATCCTTTGACGCCTCGCCCAAGCGCCATCCGTACACGTGCCAGTATGCGGTGGGGGCGACCAATGACGGCGAACTGACGGGGCTTCGCCTGCGGATCACGGCAAACACGGGCGCGTATGACTCCGGCGGCTACTGGATTCCCAACTACGCCGTGGTGGCGGGGGGCGGGCCTTACCGCTGGCGGGGCGTGGACGCCTTCGCGCAGAGCGTGTATACCAACGGCCCCAAGTCGGGCCAGATGCGCGGGTATGGCACGCCCCAGTCCAACTTCGCCCTGGAGTGCACGCTGGACGAGTTGATTCAGCGCCTGGGCGACGACCCCATTGAGTTCCGGCTACGCAATGCCATTCGCCAGCACGAAGCGACGTGGCTGGGGTATCCCGTGGCCGAGACGCTGGGCTACCGGCAGGTGCTGGAAGCCATCCGCCCGCGCTATCAGGCGTTGGAGGAGGCGGCGCGCGCCTTCAACGAAAGCGAGCGCGGCCCCTGGCGCAAGGGCGTGGGCCTAGCCGGCATGTGGTACCGCTTCGGCAAATACGGGATTCCGCGCGTGGCGGCCGAGGCCGAGTTGGGGCTGGACGGGCGCTTCGTGGTGTACTGCTCCGCGCCGGACTACGGACAGGGCATCGCGACGGTGATGGTGCAACTGGCCGCCGAGACGCTGGGCGTGTCGCGCGACGCCGTTCGGCTGGTGAACGCGGACACGGCGACCACGTTGGACAGTGGGGTGCCTGGAGCCTCGCGGGCCACCTATTGGGTCGGGGGCGCCGTGTGCCGCGCGGTAATGAGCCTGCGCGAGGTGGTGGCCGAGGCGGCGTCGGAGATGCTGGATTGCCCGCCCTCGGCTGTCGTGCTGACCGACGACCGTGTGATGGTGCAGGGCGACGCCGCCCGCTCCGTGGGGCTGCGCGAGGTCGCCGCCGAGATGGAGCGGCTGGGCCAATCGCGCAAGGTTACGGGCGTCTTTGACCTTCGCGAGCAGTTTCCCCAGCACGAGCGGGAGGTGTACACGCCGCACTTCGTTACCGGCGCGCACGTCGCCGAGGTGCTGGTGAACGTGGCCACGGGGCAAGTGCGCGTAACGCGGGTAGTGGCGGCGCACGACGTGGGCCGCGCCATCAACCCGCGCGACGCCCAGGGTCAGGTAGAGGGGGCCGTCGTCATGGGCCTGGGCGCGGCGCTTCTGGAGGAATACGTCCCCGGCGTTACCACCGGCTTCGCCGACTATTACATCCCGACGGCCAAAGCCATGCCGGAAATAGAGGTGATCCTGATAGAGGTGCCGAGTTATCAAGGCCCGTTCGGCGCGAAGGGGCTGGGTGAGGCGGCCACTCTACCCGCAGCGCCGGCCATCGTGAACGCCATCTCGCGGGCCATCGGGGCGCGCATCCGCGAGATTCCCGCCACGCCCGAGCGCGTGCTGATGGCGATGCGACAGGGAGGGCAGCGATGA
- a CDS encoding trimethylamine methyltransferase family protein, translated as MDTNYSAHQTPQFRVLSDAQARAIYHGALEVLNRTGVHVHNSEARELMAKAGARVDGVRVRIPPHIVQDAIAATPRTFTLWSRDGKPRIQVVPDRVHFGPGLTNTYFIDPETGERRKTRRGDPALTARVCDALPNIDYVMGLGLIGDVPPNLAPVYEFAEMVANTTKPVMAWAYNVGNVRDIYDIAVAVAGSEHALRARPFLAFFATFQSPLMATDHDLANVLWMAERGIPIIYLGGGTAGSTAPITGAGLLVSYLAGALTGLVAVQLKARGAPVCIGGVPEPTDLRTSRPAYGGPEMSLYSAAMSDLSRSLGVPFMGTAGASEAKVLDLQAAIESTVQVLMSGLSGASLVHDVGFLDCADIGSLESVIMNDEIIAMARRILRGIEVSDATMMLDLIDKVGPGGEFMSTKETAKLCRSEIWMPTIFDRSPWVTWEQEGALTTLDRIRRKLRDILANHRVPPLPAETEVRIRAILEAAEARERGGR; from the coding sequence GTGGATACCAACTACAGCGCTCATCAGACTCCGCAGTTCCGCGTCCTTTCCGACGCGCAAGCCCGCGCCATCTATCACGGCGCGCTGGAGGTGCTGAACCGCACCGGTGTGCATGTGCACAACAGCGAGGCGCGGGAGTTGATGGCGAAGGCCGGGGCGCGCGTGGATGGCGTGCGAGTGCGCATTCCGCCCCACATCGTGCAGGATGCCATCGCCGCGACGCCCCGCACGTTCACGCTGTGGAGCAGGGATGGCAAGCCGCGCATTCAGGTTGTCCCCGACCGCGTCCACTTTGGCCCGGGGCTGACGAACACGTATTTCATAGACCCGGAGACCGGCGAACGGCGCAAGACGCGGCGGGGCGACCCGGCGCTCACGGCCAGGGTGTGCGACGCCCTGCCGAACATAGACTACGTGATGGGGCTGGGCCTCATCGGCGACGTGCCGCCGAACCTGGCCCCCGTGTACGAGTTCGCCGAGATGGTGGCGAACACGACGAAGCCGGTCATGGCGTGGGCGTACAACGTGGGCAACGTGCGCGACATCTACGACATCGCCGTAGCCGTGGCCGGCAGCGAGCACGCCTTGCGCGCGCGGCCCTTCCTGGCGTTCTTCGCGACGTTCCAGTCCCCGCTGATGGCCACCGACCACGACCTGGCCAACGTGCTGTGGATGGCCGAGCGCGGCATCCCCATCATCTACCTCGGCGGGGGCACGGCGGGCAGCACGGCGCCCATCACCGGCGCGGGGCTTCTGGTGTCCTACCTGGCGGGCGCGCTCACGGGGCTGGTCGCCGTCCAACTGAAGGCGCGCGGCGCTCCGGTGTGCATCGGCGGCGTGCCCGAACCGACGGACCTGCGCACCAGTCGCCCGGCCTACGGCGGCCCCGAGATGAGCCTGTACAGCGCGGCTATGTCGGACCTCTCGCGCTCCCTGGGCGTGCCGTTCATGGGCACGGCGGGCGCGTCCGAGGCGAAAGTGCTGGACCTGCAGGCGGCGATTGAGAGCACGGTGCAGGTGCTGATGTCTGGCCTGAGCGGGGCCAGCTTGGTGCACGATGTGGGCTTCCTGGACTGCGCCGACATCGGCTCGCTGGAGTCGGTCATCATGAACGATGAGATCATCGCCATGGCGCGGCGCATCCTGCGGGGGATTGAGGTCAGCGACGCGACGATGATGCTGGACCTGATTGACAAGGTTGGCCCCGGCGGCGAGTTCATGTCCACCAAAGAGACGGCCAAACTGTGCCGCTCGGAAATCTGGATGCCGACCATCTTTGACCGCAGCCCGTGGGTAACCTGGGAGCAGGAAGGCGCGCTGACCACGCTGGATCGCATTCGCAGGAAACTGCGCGACATCCTCGCGAATCACCGCGTGCCGCCGCTGCCCGCCGAGACCGAGGTACGCATCCGCGCCATCCTGGAAGCCGCCGAAGCGCGGGAGCGAGGGGGCAGGTAG